One window of Nocardia nova SH22a genomic DNA carries:
- a CDS encoding class I SAM-dependent methyltransferase, with protein sequence MNSSGTTDDELAGARPYTRAMLATYDLWVLGFNNHLVWRCPTRHLLRLYDNVSDRHLDIGPGSGWHLRHARFPSPKSVVALVDLNEAPLAVTAGHLRRRGIETSTHIGSVLDELPVDRRFRSAATNLLMHCVPGGWQDKGVAFRHIANAMTDDGVYFGSTVLSLGVPHTRLSRITERQFQRLRAFHNQEDDPDGLRTALGQAFGTVDVRTIGSMALWTARDPLRE encoded by the coding sequence ATGAATTCTTCCGGTACCACCGATGACGAGTTGGCCGGAGCCCGCCCGTACACGCGCGCCATGCTCGCGACCTACGATCTCTGGGTCCTCGGATTCAACAATCATCTGGTATGGCGTTGTCCCACAAGGCATTTGCTGCGATTATACGACAACGTCTCCGATCGGCACCTCGACATCGGGCCCGGCTCGGGCTGGCACCTCCGCCACGCGCGATTCCCCTCTCCGAAATCCGTTGTGGCACTGGTCGATCTCAACGAAGCTCCACTCGCGGTCACGGCCGGGCACCTGCGCCGTCGAGGAATCGAAACCTCCACTCATATCGGTTCGGTCCTGGACGAACTGCCGGTCGACCGTCGATTCCGCTCCGCGGCTACGAATTTGCTGATGCACTGCGTGCCCGGCGGATGGCAGGACAAGGGCGTCGCTTTCCGGCACATCGCGAATGCGATGACCGACGACGGAGTCTATTTCGGCAGCACCGTCCTGTCCCTCGGTGTCCCGCACACCAGACTCAGCCGGATCACCGAGCGCCAGTTCCAGAGACTGCGGGCCTTCCACAATCAAGAGGACGATCCGGACGGCCTCAGAACGGCTCTCGGGCAGGCGTTCGGCACGGTCGATGTCCGAACCATCGGCTCGATGGCACTGTGGACGGCACGGGATCCGCTGCGCGAGTGA
- a CDS encoding catalase, with the protein MVDTTRADNFTTDDAGIPVASDERSLTVGPDGPILLNDAYLIEKMAAFNRERVPERQPHAKGGGAFGEFEVTQDMSAYTCAQVFQPGQKTRMLARFSTVAGERGSPDTWRDPRGFALKFYTEQGNFDLVGNNTPIFFMRDPMKFQDFIRSQKRRADNNLRDHDMQWDFWTLSPESAHQVTWLMGDRGIPRSWRHMNGYSSHTYMWVNADGEKFWVKYHFLTDQGVEFFTQDEGDQMASMDTDYHTRDLWEAIERGDHPSWTLKMQIMPFEEAKTYRFNPFDLTKVWPHGDYPLHEVGRMTLNRNPSDYHTEIEQAAFEPSNSVPGTGPSPDKMLLGRWFSYPDAHRHRIGANYKELPVNAPTSPVHSYTKDGHMRHHNPGDPVYVPNSKGGPHAEPDRAGPTAGWYTDGEMVRQAYTLRRDDDDWGQAGTMVRDVLDDAARERLVDNIVGHLLNGVTEPVLNRAFEYWRNVDKDLGDRVESGVRAKKDELDPKAAGQGNPARSSAQRKA; encoded by the coding sequence ATGGTCGACACCACTCGCGCCGATAATTTCACGACCGACGACGCCGGAATTCCGGTCGCCAGTGACGAGCGGTCGCTGACGGTCGGGCCCGACGGGCCGATTCTGCTCAACGACGCCTATCTGATCGAGAAGATGGCCGCGTTCAACCGCGAGCGCGTACCCGAACGTCAGCCGCATGCCAAAGGCGGCGGCGCGTTCGGTGAATTCGAGGTCACCCAGGACATGAGCGCCTACACCTGCGCGCAGGTGTTCCAGCCCGGGCAGAAGACCCGGATGCTGGCCCGGTTCTCCACGGTGGCGGGGGAGCGGGGCAGCCCCGACACCTGGCGCGATCCGCGTGGATTCGCCCTCAAGTTCTACACCGAGCAGGGCAATTTCGATCTGGTCGGCAACAACACGCCGATCTTCTTCATGCGTGATCCGATGAAGTTCCAGGATTTCATCCGATCCCAGAAACGCCGCGCGGACAACAACTTACGTGACCACGACATGCAGTGGGATTTCTGGACGCTGTCACCGGAATCGGCGCATCAGGTCACCTGGCTGATGGGCGATCGCGGTATTCCGCGGTCCTGGCGACACATGAACGGCTATTCCAGCCACACCTACATGTGGGTCAACGCCGACGGCGAGAAGTTCTGGGTCAAATACCATTTCCTGACCGATCAGGGCGTGGAGTTCTTCACCCAGGACGAGGGCGACCAGATGGCGTCGATGGACACCGATTACCACACCCGCGATCTGTGGGAGGCGATCGAGCGCGGCGACCATCCCAGCTGGACGCTGAAGATGCAGATCATGCCGTTCGAGGAGGCCAAGACCTACCGGTTCAATCCGTTCGATCTGACCAAGGTGTGGCCGCACGGCGACTATCCGCTGCACGAGGTCGGCCGGATGACGTTGAACCGCAACCCTTCCGACTATCACACCGAGATCGAACAGGCCGCCTTCGAACCGAGCAATTCGGTTCCGGGCACCGGTCCGAGCCCGGACAAGATGCTGCTGGGCCGCTGGTTCTCCTATCCGGACGCCCACCGTCACCGGATCGGCGCGAACTACAAGGAACTCCCGGTCAACGCGCCCACCTCGCCCGTGCACTCCTATACCAAGGACGGGCACATGCGCCATCACAACCCGGGCGATCCGGTCTACGTGCCGAACTCCAAGGGCGGCCCGCACGCCGAGCCCGACCGCGCGGGCCCCACCGCCGGGTGGTACACCGACGGCGAGATGGTCCGCCAGGCATACACCCTGCGCCGCGACGACGACGATTGGGGCCAGGCCGGAACCATGGTCCGCGACGTCCTCGACGACGCGGCCCGGGAACGCTTGGTGGACAACATCGTCGGCCATCTGCTCAACGGTGTCACCGAACCCGTGCTGAACCGCGCCTTCGAGTACTGGCGCAATGTCGACAAGGATCTCGGCGACCGAGTGGAGTCCGGGGTGCGCGCCAAGAAGGACGAACTCGACCCGAAGGCCGCCGGGCAGGGCAACCCCGCGCGGTCGTCGGCACAACGTAAGGCATAG
- a CDS encoding flavin-containing monooxygenase has product MTTSPNPVPGDLDRLESALESANIPSLVATLYQLTGDDRWLADPYRPRRAPQIDNNDSGGLTEQARADIRTAAATAVRGWAAGTPAAVPAPTGEQLRQLMSLVAGEPVSEDFEPMMADELGFRPSAPRRPAAVRRPLRVVIIGAGVSGLLAARAMHIAGVDHIVFEKNTEVGGTWWENRYPGCGVDTPSQLYSFSFYGRDWSQHFGKRDEVSRYLRDMAAECVDRSAIRFGCEVSAAEWDDTERLWWITVTEADGSVTTTRADAVITATGQLNRPKLPAIAGAERFRGRLFHSARWPEGLDLAGQRVAVVGSGATAMQIVPAIVGDVESLTVYQRSPHWILPSEDYFRPIDADVHWLNRHLPFYRRWNRFRLAWTFNDRVHPSLRIDPEWNGDGRSINRANDRHRQYFTRYLGEQLAGRPDLIEKTLPGYPPYGKRMLLDNGWFAALREPHVELVTDGVAELTETGVRAADGTERPADIVVMATGFEARRPLYPISVRGRDGVALADVWGEEDARAYLGIAVPGFPNLFLTYGPNSNLGHGGSFITIAECQVRYIADLVCAMIENGIGTVECRREVHDRYNELLDQAHARMIWTYPGTRNWYRNTAGRVVTNMPWRVADYWRMTEHADLADFTTDEHVSPAPLRGVSLRK; this is encoded by the coding sequence ATGACCACCTCCCCGAATCCCGTTCCCGGCGATCTCGACCGGCTCGAGAGCGCGCTCGAGTCCGCGAACATTCCCAGCCTGGTCGCGACGCTCTATCAGCTCACCGGTGACGACCGGTGGCTGGCCGACCCGTACCGGCCCCGGCGCGCACCCCAGATCGACAACAACGACAGCGGCGGACTGACCGAACAGGCGCGCGCCGATATCCGCACCGCCGCGGCGACGGCCGTGCGCGGCTGGGCGGCGGGTACCCCGGCGGCGGTGCCCGCACCGACGGGAGAGCAACTGCGGCAATTGATGTCGCTGGTCGCGGGCGAGCCGGTGAGCGAAGATTTCGAGCCGATGATGGCCGACGAGCTCGGTTTCCGTCCCAGCGCGCCGCGACGGCCCGCGGCAGTGCGGCGTCCACTGCGGGTCGTGATCATCGGGGCCGGCGTGTCCGGCCTGCTCGCGGCGCGGGCGATGCACATCGCGGGCGTCGATCACATCGTCTTCGAGAAGAACACCGAGGTCGGCGGAACCTGGTGGGAGAACAGATATCCCGGTTGCGGGGTCGACACGCCGAGCCAGCTCTATTCCTTCTCGTTCTACGGACGCGACTGGTCCCAGCATTTCGGAAAGCGCGACGAAGTCTCGCGCTATCTGCGGGACATGGCGGCGGAATGCGTCGATCGCTCGGCCATCCGATTCGGGTGCGAGGTCAGCGCGGCCGAGTGGGACGACACCGAACGACTGTGGTGGATAACGGTGACCGAAGCGGACGGGTCGGTCACCACGACGCGAGCCGACGCCGTGATCACCGCGACCGGCCAGCTGAATCGGCCCAAGCTGCCCGCGATCGCGGGTGCCGAGCGGTTCCGGGGCCGACTGTTCCACTCCGCTCGGTGGCCCGAGGGACTCGACCTCGCGGGACAGCGGGTGGCCGTCGTCGGTTCCGGCGCGACGGCCATGCAGATCGTCCCGGCGATCGTCGGCGACGTCGAATCACTGACCGTGTACCAGCGCTCACCGCACTGGATCCTGCCGAGCGAGGACTACTTTCGCCCCATCGACGCCGATGTGCACTGGCTCAACCGGCATCTGCCCTTCTACCGTCGCTGGAACCGTTTCCGCCTGGCGTGGACCTTCAACGATCGCGTCCACCCCTCGCTGCGGATCGACCCCGAATGGAACGGGGACGGTCGATCCATCAACCGCGCCAACGATCGACACCGGCAGTACTTCACCCGCTACCTCGGCGAGCAGTTGGCGGGGCGTCCCGATCTGATCGAGAAGACGCTGCCCGGCTATCCGCCGTACGGCAAACGCATGCTGCTGGACAACGGTTGGTTCGCCGCGTTGCGCGAACCCCACGTCGAACTCGTCACCGACGGTGTCGCCGAGTTGACCGAGACCGGCGTCCGCGCCGCCGACGGAACCGAGCGGCCCGCCGATATCGTCGTGATGGCAACGGGTTTCGAAGCCAGGCGGCCGCTGTACCCGATCTCGGTCCGCGGCCGCGACGGCGTGGCGCTGGCGGACGTCTGGGGCGAGGAGGACGCTCGCGCCTACCTAGGCATCGCCGTGCCGGGCTTCCCCAATCTCTTCCTCACCTACGGCCCCAACAGCAATCTGGGCCACGGCGGCAGCTTCATCACCATCGCCGAATGCCAGGTCCGCTACATCGCCGACCTGGTGTGCGCCATGATCGAGAACGGAATCGGCACGGTCGAATGCCGACGCGAGGTGCACGACAGGTACAACGAACTCCTGGATCAGGCGCACGCCCGGATGATCTGGACCTACCCCGGCACCCGCAACTGGTACCGCAACACCGCGGGGCGGGTGGTGACCAATATGCCGTGGCGGGTCGCCGACTACTGGCGGATGACCGAGCACGCCGATCTGGCCGACTTCACCACCGACGAGCACGTGTCCCCGGCGCCACTGCGCGGCGTCTCGTTGCGAAAGTGA
- a CDS encoding MaoC/PaaZ C-terminal domain-containing protein, translating into MNGIFFDDLETGMRFDTPRRTVTEADVVNFCGVSGDFHALHTDADTMRDSPFGQRIAHGALVLSMVTGLRGRLPMFTDSLLAFAEIRRWRFLAPVFIGDTIRVSNEIIELRPTSKPDRGVMVQRVDVLNQHDAIVQDGEMVSLLKRAVPA; encoded by the coding sequence TTGAACGGAATATTCTTCGACGACCTCGAAACGGGTATGCGTTTCGACACTCCCCGGCGGACCGTCACCGAGGCCGATGTCGTCAACTTCTGCGGCGTCTCGGGCGATTTCCACGCCTTGCACACCGACGCGGACACCATGCGCGACAGTCCCTTCGGGCAACGGATCGCCCACGGCGCCCTCGTGCTGTCGATGGTCACCGGCCTGCGCGGACGGCTGCCCATGTTCACCGACTCGCTGCTGGCCTTCGCCGAAATCCGGCGGTGGCGCTTCCTCGCCCCCGTATTCATCGGCGACACGATCCGCGTGTCGAACGAAATCATCGAACTGCGTCCGACCTCGAAACCCGATCGCGGAGTGATGGTTCAGCGGGTCGACGTCCTCAACCAGCACGACGCGATCGTCCAGGACGGCGAGATGGTCTCGCTCCTGAAACGAGCAGTTCCCGCGTGA
- a CDS encoding BCCT family transporter, which produces MTIAEEPAEELPEEPLERPPTGPPVPPAEREVPGWRAGIDMPVTIVAAALTIAFLVVGVVFSDRMESVAEHAYANISRNFGWVFVLSTAGFVFFILYLAFGRYGRVKLGDPDEKPAYSTFSWIAMMFALGVGIGLIFYGAYEPATLWAQPPPGGPAPRTDQAAVVGMQYSIFHWALHPWAFFGVAGLAFAYTTIRKGRPSLVSATLRPLLGKRSDGPIGRGIDTWVVMTTTVGNAVTLGLGTLQIIAGLGFISDIRSSTVVLTIVVGLLTAGFIVSAVAGVDKGIKRLADFNTLIAIALALFILILGPFRFILDLMSEALGGYIFNFLPMSFQTGAFADGRWMQDWTIFLWAWGISWAPYVGSFLAKISRGRTIREYVFGVLIAPSLATIVWFAILGGTTLDLQLSGKRDIAAVASQSAQAAFFEVLNAFPLSTVTSIAVIILAGVFFISGADAGAIVLGTFSSKGIDEPKKWLVVAWGLLVGAVALALLVIGGLDALQWGAMIVACPFVLFLVAMCVGLWKELRADMESGRLDSIS; this is translated from the coding sequence ATGACCATCGCTGAGGAACCAGCGGAGGAACTGCCCGAGGAGCCGCTGGAGCGGCCGCCCACCGGGCCGCCCGTGCCGCCGGCGGAGCGCGAGGTGCCCGGCTGGCGCGCCGGAATCGACATGCCTGTCACGATCGTCGCCGCCGCGCTGACGATAGCGTTCCTGGTGGTCGGGGTCGTGTTCTCCGACCGGATGGAATCGGTGGCCGAACACGCCTACGCGAATATCTCCCGGAATTTCGGCTGGGTGTTCGTATTGTCCACGGCCGGTTTCGTTTTCTTCATCCTGTATCTCGCGTTCGGCCGATACGGCCGGGTGAAACTCGGCGATCCGGACGAGAAACCGGCCTACTCCACGTTCTCGTGGATCGCCATGATGTTCGCACTCGGCGTGGGAATCGGCCTGATCTTCTACGGCGCCTACGAACCGGCGACGCTGTGGGCGCAGCCGCCACCGGGCGGACCCGCACCGCGCACCGATCAGGCCGCCGTGGTGGGTATGCAGTATTCGATCTTCCACTGGGCGCTGCACCCGTGGGCGTTCTTCGGCGTCGCCGGGCTCGCCTTCGCCTACACGACGATCCGCAAGGGCCGCCCCTCACTGGTCAGCGCCACCTTGCGGCCGCTGCTGGGCAAGCGTTCGGACGGGCCGATCGGGCGCGGCATCGACACCTGGGTCGTCATGACCACGACGGTCGGCAACGCGGTGACACTCGGCCTCGGGACCCTGCAGATCATCGCCGGGCTCGGATTCATATCCGATATCCGCAGTTCGACGGTGGTCCTGACCATCGTCGTCGGCCTGCTCACGGCCGGATTCATCGTCTCGGCGGTCGCGGGCGTGGACAAGGGCATCAAACGACTGGCCGACTTCAACACCCTGATCGCGATCGCACTCGCCCTGTTCATCCTGATACTCGGTCCCTTCCGATTCATCCTCGATCTGATGTCGGAAGCGCTGGGCGGCTACATCTTCAACTTCCTGCCGATGTCGTTCCAGACCGGCGCCTTCGCCGACGGCCGGTGGATGCAGGACTGGACCATCTTCCTGTGGGCGTGGGGGATCTCGTGGGCTCCCTACGTCGGCAGTTTCCTGGCGAAGATCTCCCGCGGCCGCACGATCCGCGAATACGTCTTCGGCGTGCTGATCGCGCCGAGCCTGGCGACGATCGTGTGGTTCGCCATCCTCGGCGGCACCACCCTGGACCTGCAGCTGTCCGGTAAACGCGATATCGCGGCGGTGGCATCCCAGAGTGCCCAAGCGGCGTTCTTCGAGGTCTTGAACGCATTCCCGCTCTCCACCGTGACCAGTATCGCCGTCATCATCCTGGCGGGAGTGTTCTTCATCAGCGGCGCCGACGCGGGCGCGATCGTCCTGGGCACCTTCTCGTCCAAGGGAATCGACGAGCCCAAGAAATGGCTGGTCGTCGCCTGGGGCCTGCTCGTCGGCGCGGTCGCGCTGGCGCTCCTGGTGATCGGCGGACTGGACGCCCTGCAATGGGGCGCGATGATCGTCGCCTGCCCGTTCGTCCTGTTCCTGGTGGCGATGTGTGTCGGGCTGTGGAAGGAACTGCGCGCCGACATGGAATCGGGCCGCCTCGACAGCATTAGCTGA
- a CDS encoding FAD-dependent oxidoreductase, translated as MTTVIGGGIAGSCLAGGLARRGHRAVVYEQQRPGPGAGAFLFIDGRGHDAMAAMGVDREALHEVSYPLAGLDYADSSGRRSEMPSRGHRFWLRRNLMGVLSDFVANSGAELRFGEPVTDIGLAPDGHAVHHDSRNEPVDGLLVAADGIDSVVRARLEPDRTPVYAGDVVLYGMTNAPLDPPPDTSPAVLHFFAEIAEDGSAASTFGHIWRPDDPVALWFVRIAREPLAGDSDDLGVRPVGEWADTVAAATPTSGELVSRFLSNTDVVHVSNARNVPLEQAGAPRDSVVLIGDADHAITPAAGVGARDALEDAHAVFDAILGDTSPAAAMLRRRELITADRERAQRAMPRRRTA; from the coding sequence ATGACGACCGTCATCGGAGGCGGAATCGCGGGCAGCTGCCTGGCCGGTGGCCTGGCGCGGCGCGGGCATCGCGCGGTCGTCTACGAACAGCAGCGTCCCGGTCCCGGTGCGGGCGCGTTCCTGTTCATCGACGGGCGCGGACACGATGCGATGGCCGCGATGGGCGTGGATCGCGAGGCGCTGCACGAGGTGTCGTATCCGCTGGCCGGACTCGATTACGCCGACAGTTCCGGCCGGCGCAGCGAGATGCCCAGCCGGGGCCACCGGTTCTGGCTGCGCCGCAATCTGATGGGCGTCCTCTCGGATTTCGTCGCGAACTCCGGTGCGGAGCTGCGTTTCGGCGAGCCGGTCACCGATATCGGACTGGCTCCCGACGGCCATGCGGTGCACCATGATTCGAGGAACGAGCCCGTCGACGGACTCCTGGTCGCCGCCGACGGTATCGATTCGGTGGTCCGCGCTCGGCTCGAACCGGACCGGACACCGGTCTACGCGGGTGATGTGGTGCTGTACGGCATGACGAACGCGCCCCTGGACCCACCGCCGGACACGTCCCCGGCGGTACTGCACTTCTTCGCGGAGATCGCCGAGGACGGCAGCGCCGCAAGCACTTTCGGGCACATCTGGCGGCCGGACGATCCGGTGGCCCTGTGGTTCGTGCGGATCGCGCGGGAACCCCTGGCCGGTGACAGCGACGATCTCGGCGTACGCCCGGTCGGCGAATGGGCCGACACCGTCGCGGCCGCGACGCCGACGAGCGGGGAACTGGTCTCGCGATTCCTGTCGAACACCGATGTGGTCCACGTCAGCAACGCGCGGAATGTGCCACTGGAGCAGGCAGGCGCCCCGCGGGATTCGGTCGTCCTCATCGGAGACGCCGACCATGCCATCACCCCGGCTGCCGGAGTCGGCGCCCGCGACGCCCTCGAAGACGCCCACGCGGTATTCGACGCGATCCTCGGTGACACCTCGCCCGCCGCCGCGATGCTGCGACGGCGCGAGCTGATCACCGCCGATCGCGAACGGGCCCAGCGCGCGATGCCCCGGCGGCGAACGGCCTGA